One window of the Haloarcula halobia genome contains the following:
- a CDS encoding deoxyribonuclease IV — protein sequence MVRVGAHTSIAGGAFNAVEEQVEYGGNCGQIFSHSPQVWQDPNIEDGEAERFRSLSEDHGVGPWVIHSSYLVNLCTPKDDLREKSVDSMQKEVDAAATLGIEYVNVHLGAHTGAGVDGGLSNAASALDELDVPDGVTVLVESDAGSGTKLGGDFEHLATVRERTDLDIEFCLDTAHAFAAGYDLSTPEAVEETLATFDDVVGFDDLACVHLNDSKHACGTNKDEHAHVGKGEIGDDGMRAFVNHDAIRDLPLVLETPTEDGKSYPWNIQRVRELRDQ from the coding sequence ATGGTACGAGTCGGCGCACACACCTCCATCGCTGGCGGCGCGTTCAACGCCGTCGAAGAGCAGGTCGAGTACGGTGGCAACTGCGGGCAGATATTCTCGCACTCCCCCCAGGTCTGGCAGGACCCGAACATCGAGGACGGCGAGGCCGAGCGGTTCCGCTCGCTCTCCGAGGACCACGGGGTCGGCCCGTGGGTCATCCACTCGTCGTACCTCGTGAACCTCTGTACGCCCAAAGACGACCTCCGCGAGAAGTCCGTCGACTCCATGCAAAAGGAGGTCGACGCCGCGGCCACGCTGGGCATCGAGTACGTCAACGTCCACCTGGGCGCCCACACAGGTGCGGGCGTCGACGGCGGCCTCTCGAACGCCGCCAGCGCGCTGGACGAACTCGACGTGCCCGACGGCGTCACTGTGCTCGTGGAATCGGACGCCGGCAGCGGGACGAAGCTCGGCGGCGACTTCGAGCACCTCGCGACGGTCCGCGAGCGGACCGATCTCGACATCGAGTTCTGCCTGGACACCGCCCACGCCTTCGCGGCCGGGTACGACCTCTCGACGCCCGAGGCGGTCGAGGAGACGCTGGCGACGTTCGACGACGTCGTCGGGTTCGACGACCTCGCCTGCGTCCACCTCAACGACTCGAAGCACGCCTGCGGGACGAACAAGGACGAACATGCCCACGTGGGAAAAGGAGAGATCGGCGACGACGGCATGCGCGCGTTCGTCAACCACGACGCCATCAGGGACCTGCCGCTGGTGCTCGAGACGCCCACGGAAGACGGGAAGAGCTACCCGTGGAACATCCAGCGGGTCCGGGAACTGCGCGACCAGTAG
- a CDS encoding transglutaminase-like domain-containing protein has product MNLAEKVDAMAVRTTAADIVSDQPSASGGTFHYHQVAELHRYVNENITYVPDPSSSNYVAPPSETLETGAGDCDCQAVLVASLCEAIGATTRLARCQSVNGDWHLLPEVYLADSANGETADIAGSLTDYYSSYGYGYDTFYYDAGDNRIWYPADTAMGRYVGDVQQLSDNGYVHGPEADGSWTWNTVEYYYP; this is encoded by the coding sequence ATGAATCTCGCGGAGAAAGTCGACGCGATGGCAGTCCGGACGACGGCGGCCGATATCGTCAGCGACCAGCCGTCGGCCAGTGGGGGCACGTTCCACTATCACCAGGTCGCAGAGCTACACAGGTACGTCAACGAGAATATCACCTACGTCCCGGACCCGTCATCCAGCAACTACGTTGCGCCGCCGAGTGAGACGCTGGAGACGGGGGCGGGAGATTGTGATTGCCAGGCCGTCCTGGTCGCTTCGCTGTGTGAAGCCATCGGAGCGACCACGAGGCTCGCTCGGTGCCAATCCGTCAACGGCGACTGGCACCTCCTCCCGGAGGTCTATCTCGCTGATTCAGCAAACGGCGAGACCGCCGATATCGCCGGTTCACTCACCGACTACTACTCATCATATGGGTACGGATACGACACGTTCTACTACGATGCTGGCGACAACCGTATCTGGTATCCCGCCGATACGGCGATGGGACGATACGTGGGCGACGTTCAGCAGCTTTCTGACAACGGGTACGTTCACGGACCGGAAGCAGACGGGTCCTGGACGTGGAATACCGTCGAGTACTACTATCCCTGA
- a CDS encoding DUF7095 family protein: protein MDRAAAVERVEEIVATVEEETMPVPVREVWVYGDVALGLDPVERLDVYVTKDILFRDDPERAEEFEASHGVAGVGKTVRAEWADEFPEYLRANANGHAAPEKCLAAHLLPDDEPVHLEVCNASFDDNVTQRLKGAMAREDYEQILDPRGACLWVDGEPSSARRASSDESDGGQRSPEAFQKLRDGAFVLPTLSGALEMLGMEAEEASEAADAVRASRERQEGATVRGDVV, encoded by the coding sequence ATGGACCGCGCGGCGGCCGTCGAGCGCGTCGAGGAGATCGTGGCGACCGTCGAGGAAGAGACGATGCCGGTCCCGGTGCGCGAGGTGTGGGTGTACGGCGACGTGGCGCTGGGCTTAGACCCCGTCGAGCGCCTGGACGTCTACGTCACCAAGGACATCCTGTTCCGGGACGACCCCGAGCGCGCCGAGGAGTTCGAGGCGAGCCACGGGGTCGCGGGCGTCGGCAAGACGGTCCGGGCCGAGTGGGCCGACGAGTTCCCCGAGTACCTGCGGGCGAACGCGAACGGCCACGCCGCCCCGGAGAAGTGCCTGGCCGCCCACCTGCTCCCCGACGACGAACCCGTCCACCTGGAGGTGTGTAACGCCTCCTTCGACGACAACGTCACCCAGCGGCTGAAGGGCGCGATGGCCCGCGAGGACTACGAGCAGATTCTGGACCCGCGGGGCGCGTGTCTGTGGGTGGACGGTGAGCCGAGCAGCGCGCGGCGAGCCTCGTCGGACGAGTCCGACGGCGGGCAACGCTCTCCCGAGGCCTTCCAGAAGTTGCGCGACGGTGCGTTCGTCCTGCCGACGCTCTCGGGTGCGCTGGAGATGCTCGGGATGGAGGCCGAGGAAGCCAGCGAGGCCGCCGACGCCGTCCGCGCCTCCCGCGAGCGCCAGGAGGGGGCGACGGTCCGGGGCGACGTCGTGTAG
- a CDS encoding HAD family hydrolase yields the protein MAVSFDLFGTLVDADRPAAPWHAVADALAERDLRVPDDWEAAYRSAHREYDRGREAPLDEHVRLALASRGVDVTEAGAREAVLAAFDTPVAVRDGARPALRAAAARGPVGICSNCSVPGLVERTLERAALADAVPDGFGAVVTSVDCGWRKPHPEMFAATARGLGVPLADLVHVGDDARTDGGAGRVGAQAVLLENVALPTIAQQLREGSLC from the coding sequence GTGGCAGTCTCGTTCGACCTCTTCGGGACGCTCGTCGACGCCGACCGGCCGGCGGCCCCCTGGCACGCCGTCGCGGACGCCCTCGCCGAACGCGACCTTCGCGTCCCCGACGACTGGGAGGCCGCGTACCGCAGCGCCCACCGGGAGTACGACCGGGGCCGGGAGGCACCGCTCGACGAGCACGTCCGCCTCGCGCTGGCGAGTCGGGGCGTCGACGTCACCGAAGCCGGCGCGCGCGAGGCGGTCCTCGCGGCGTTCGACACACCAGTCGCGGTGCGCGACGGCGCCCGACCCGCGCTGCGCGCCGCCGCGGCCCGCGGGCCCGTGGGCATCTGTTCGAACTGCAGCGTCCCCGGCCTCGTCGAGCGGACGCTCGAACGCGCCGCGCTGGCCGACGCCGTCCCCGACGGGTTCGGCGCCGTCGTGACCAGCGTCGACTGCGGGTGGCGCAAGCCCCACCCGGAGATGTTCGCGGCGACGGCCCGGGGGCTGGGCGTCCCCCTCGCGGACTTGGTCCACGTCGGCGACGACGCGCGCACCGACGGTGGCGCCGGACGAGTCGGGGCGCAGGCGGTCCTCCTCGAGAACGTGGCGCTCCCGACTATCGCCCAGCAACTCCGGGAGGGATCGCTGTGCTGA
- a CDS encoding CopD family protein, producing MAPLSLAIRTLHVLTMAVLVGGTLAVWYGYRTEAVTDLSLARRYEWSFWAALGVLVVTGVGNLGALGAPGPATAWGRTFLVKLVLVLAVVVGSAVRTLSVVHVTGTSSARPTRNRVVGRLYGATTVALVLVVVLAEVLAHG from the coding sequence ATGGCCCCCCTGTCCCTCGCGATACGGACCCTCCACGTCCTCACGATGGCGGTGCTGGTCGGCGGGACGCTCGCGGTGTGGTACGGCTACCGGACCGAGGCGGTCACCGATCTGTCCCTCGCGCGCCGCTACGAGTGGTCGTTCTGGGCCGCCCTGGGCGTCCTCGTCGTCACCGGCGTCGGGAACCTCGGCGCCCTCGGCGCCCCCGGACCGGCGACCGCCTGGGGCCGGACCTTCCTGGTGAAGCTGGTCCTCGTCCTCGCCGTCGTCGTCGGCTCTGCCGTCCGGACGCTCTCGGTCGTTCACGTCACCGGCACCTCCTCGGCACGCCCAACGCGGAACCGCGTCGTCGGACGGCTGTACGGGGCGACGACCGTCGCGCTCGTCCTCGTCGTCGTCCTCGCGGAGGTGCTGGCACATGGCTGA
- the ncsA gene encoding tRNA 2-thiolation protein NcsA produces MDCDKCGESAAMHAPYSGLHLCEGHLCRAVEKRVRRRIREDGLVPDDATPDDPETWVIGLSGGKDSVVLTEILHDVFEVDPRIELVALSIHEGIEGYRDTSLEACEELTDDLGIRHEVVSYSEEFGVEMDDVVEDDPENMAACAYCGVFRRDLLSRYAEELDADKLLTGHNLDDEAETALMNFLEGDVTQMAQHFDASLGPFEAGGDAPTERARETQDHHVPRVKPLRDVPEKEVALYARFRGLPAHITECPHADEAYRGEIQSLMLDLEQNHPGTRHSIMAGYEKLAALAADAYGGADADVDFGDCDRCGAPTARDLCRKCNLLEALDAA; encoded by the coding sequence ATGGACTGTGACAAGTGCGGCGAGAGCGCCGCGATGCACGCCCCCTACTCGGGCCTGCACCTCTGTGAGGGGCACCTCTGTCGCGCCGTCGAGAAGCGAGTGCGTCGGCGCATCCGCGAGGACGGCCTGGTCCCCGACGACGCCACGCCCGACGATCCCGAGACGTGGGTCATCGGGCTCTCGGGGGGCAAGGACAGCGTCGTCCTCACCGAGATCCTCCACGATGTCTTCGAGGTGGATCCGCGCATCGAACTCGTCGCGCTCTCGATACACGAGGGCATCGAGGGCTACCGCGATACGAGCCTCGAGGCCTGTGAAGAACTGACCGACGACCTGGGCATCCGCCACGAGGTCGTCTCCTACAGCGAGGAGTTCGGCGTCGAGATGGACGACGTCGTCGAGGACGACCCCGAGAACATGGCCGCCTGCGCGTACTGTGGCGTCTTCCGCCGCGACCTGCTGTCGCGGTACGCCGAGGAACTCGACGCGGACAAACTCCTGACCGGGCACAACCTGGACGACGAGGCCGAGACGGCGCTGATGAACTTCCTCGAGGGCGACGTGACCCAGATGGCCCAGCACTTCGACGCCTCGCTGGGCCCGTTCGAGGCCGGCGGCGACGCGCCGACCGAGCGCGCCCGCGAGACCCAGGACCACCACGTCCCGCGGGTCAAACCCCTCCGGGACGTCCCCGAGAAGGAGGTCGCCCTCTACGCGCGCTTCCGGGGCCTGCCCGCCCACATAACCGAGTGTCCCCACGCCGACGAGGCCTACCGCGGCGAGATCCAGTCGCTGATGCTCGACCTGGAACAGAACCACCCCGGCACCCGTCACTCCATCATGGCGGGCTACGAGAAACTCGCCGCGCTCGCTGCGGACGCCTACGGCGGTGCCGATGCCGACGTCGACTTCGGCGACTGCGACCGCTGCGGTGCGCCCACCGCCCGAGACCTGTGTCGGAAGTGCAACCTGCTCGAGGCGCTCGACGCGGCGTGA
- the ftsZ gene encoding cell division protein FtsZ: protein MQDIVNEALERDEQEQKQLSDEDVDGFGDPRIVIVGCGGAGNNTVNRLYNIGVEGADTVAINTDKQHLKMVEADTKILVGKSLTNGLGAGGDPSMGERATEMAQGTIKEVLGDADLVFVTAGMGGGTGTGAAPVVSKIAKEQGAIVVGMVSTPFNVERARTVKAEEGLEKLRNEADSIIVLDNNRLLDYVPNLPIGKAFSVMDQIIAETVKGISETITQPSLINLDYADMTSIMNQGGVAVMLVGETQDKNKTQEVVKDAMNHPLLDVDYRGASGGLVHITGGPDLTLKEAEGIAQNITERLEANANVIWGARIQEEYKGKVRVMAIMTGVQSAQVLGPTTQKQANKSREAIQEVGDDASFDASENVESFNGGSAGRSNGGRNTGYSETDGGQDPVEKNNGLDVIRTNK, encoded by the coding sequence ATGCAGGACATCGTCAACGAGGCCCTCGAACGCGACGAGCAGGAGCAAAAGCAGCTGTCCGACGAGGACGTCGACGGGTTCGGTGACCCGCGCATCGTCATCGTCGGGTGTGGTGGAGCCGGGAACAACACGGTCAACCGGCTCTACAACATCGGCGTCGAAGGCGCGGATACCGTCGCCATCAACACGGACAAACAGCACCTCAAGATGGTCGAGGCCGACACGAAGATTCTGGTCGGCAAGTCCCTGACCAACGGACTCGGTGCCGGCGGCGACCCCTCGATGGGTGAGCGCGCCACCGAGATGGCACAGGGGACTATCAAGGAAGTGCTGGGCGACGCTGACCTCGTGTTCGTCACCGCCGGCATGGGTGGCGGGACCGGGACCGGCGCGGCCCCCGTGGTCTCGAAGATCGCCAAGGAGCAGGGCGCCATCGTCGTCGGCATGGTGTCGACGCCGTTCAACGTCGAGCGCGCACGGACGGTCAAAGCCGAGGAGGGCCTGGAGAAGCTGCGCAACGAGGCCGACTCCATCATCGTGCTGGACAACAACCGCCTGCTCGACTACGTCCCGAACCTGCCCATCGGCAAGGCCTTCTCGGTGATGGACCAGATCATCGCCGAGACGGTCAAGGGTATCTCGGAGACCATCACCCAGCCGAGCCTCATCAACTTAGACTACGCCGACATGACCTCGATCATGAACCAGGGCGGCGTCGCGGTGATGCTGGTCGGCGAGACCCAGGACAAGAACAAGACCCAGGAGGTGGTCAAGGACGCGATGAACCACCCGCTGCTGGACGTCGACTACCGCGGCGCGTCGGGTGGCCTGGTCCACATCACCGGCGGCCCGGACCTCACGCTGAAGGAGGCCGAGGGCATCGCCCAGAACATCACCGAGCGACTCGAGGCCAACGCCAACGTCATCTGGGGCGCGCGCATCCAGGAGGAGTACAAGGGCAAGGTCCGCGTCATGGCCATCATGACCGGCGTCCAGTCCGCGCAGGTACTGGGCCCGACGACCCAGAAGCAGGCCAACAAGTCCCGTGAGGCGATCCAGGAGGTCGGTGACGACGCCTCCTTCGACGCCTCCGAGAACGTCGAGTCGTTCAACGGTGGCAGCGCCGGGCGCTCGAACGGCGGGCGCAACACGGGCTACAGCGAGACGGACGGCGGGCAGGACCCCGTCGAGAAGAACAACGGCCTCGACGTCATCCGGACGAACAAGTAA
- the cobS gene encoding adenosylcobinamide-GDP ribazoletransferase, translating into MVLTAVRGALGFLSRLPVGHSESAWDAFTATPAAFPLAGYVVGGLVALPLLAAGVLPAPVVAAGYLAAVVLVTGVNHFDGLADLGDAAVVHGNPAERREVMRDTTVGVGAVLALGSVLVALALGALAVAALSPLVAAALVLASEVGAKLAMATLACLGRPSHDGFGATVLAGARPRDLLAPVAVTLPVAVLVVPATAAAVLAGLVVGAGLTRWAARTLDGVGGDVFGAGNELARVVALHAAVAAWTLSDWGVVAWTPW; encoded by the coding sequence GTGGTTCTGACCGCCGTCCGCGGGGCGCTGGGTTTCCTCTCGCGGCTCCCCGTCGGCCACAGCGAGTCGGCGTGGGACGCGTTCACTGCGACGCCCGCGGCCTTCCCGCTGGCGGGGTACGTCGTCGGCGGCCTCGTCGCGCTCCCGCTGCTGGCGGCGGGCGTCCTGCCCGCGCCCGTCGTCGCCGCCGGCTATCTCGCGGCCGTCGTGCTCGTGACCGGCGTCAACCACTTCGACGGCCTCGCCGACCTGGGCGACGCCGCCGTCGTCCACGGGAACCCCGCGGAGCGCCGCGAGGTGATGCGCGACACCACCGTCGGCGTCGGGGCCGTCCTCGCGCTCGGGTCGGTCCTCGTCGCCCTCGCGCTCGGCGCACTCGCGGTAGCCGCCCTCTCGCCGCTCGTCGCCGCCGCGCTCGTCCTCGCCAGCGAGGTGGGCGCGAAACTGGCGATGGCTACGCTCGCCTGTCTCGGCAGGCCGAGTCACGACGGGTTCGGGGCGACGGTCCTGGCGGGCGCACGTCCCCGCGATCTCCTGGCGCCCGTGGCCGTCACGCTCCCCGTCGCCGTCCTGGTCGTGCCCGCGACGGCCGCCGCCGTCCTCGCCGGTCTCGTCGTCGGCGCCGGTCTGACACGCTGGGCCGCCCGGACACTCGACGGCGTCGGCGGGGACGTCTTCGGCGCGGGGAACGAACTCGCCCGCGTCGTCGCGCTCCACGCCGCCGTGGCCGCCTGGACGCTCTCGGACTGGGGGGTGGTCGCGTGGACGCCCTGGTGA
- a CDS encoding alpha/beta fold hydrolase, giving the protein MNVRVYDDGADDDCLLVLGWGNRCRHENVRWLVDRVAERYRVHAVELPTHITDVRRQWVAPLERYLADADLDGVPVLAHSAGGLTAAHLESEVVTNRVYLSPWWGADPPLPEPVLRVIARLPITRPILPVGDLGSSDSIGDLATEAQLQDGPRAYSPAFVRTVARAHATLPPARENEVAFCTLTDEIVDPRAVGERLPAARVRLYDGGHELFSSSARTDHIDDVLAALASGPAAL; this is encoded by the coding sequence ATGAACGTCCGGGTGTACGACGACGGCGCCGACGATGACTGTCTGCTCGTGCTCGGGTGGGGGAACCGCTGTCGTCACGAGAACGTCCGGTGGCTCGTCGACCGGGTGGCCGAGCGCTACCGGGTCCACGCCGTCGAGCTGCCGACGCACATCACCGACGTCCGACGCCAGTGGGTCGCTCCCCTCGAGCGGTACCTCGCCGACGCGGACCTGGACGGCGTGCCCGTCCTGGCCCACAGCGCCGGCGGGCTGACGGCTGCGCACCTCGAGAGCGAGGTCGTCACGAACCGCGTCTATCTGAGTCCCTGGTGGGGCGCCGACCCCCCGCTCCCGGAACCGGTCCTGCGGGTCATCGCGCGCCTGCCCATCACCCGACCGATACTCCCGGTCGGCGACCTCGGCTCGTCCGACTCCATCGGCGACCTCGCGACAGAGGCCCAGCTGCAGGACGGCCCGCGAGCGTACTCGCCGGCGTTCGTCCGGACCGTCGCGCGGGCCCACGCGACGCTGCCGCCGGCCCGCGAGAACGAGGTCGCGTTCTGTACCCTCACCGACGAGATCGTCGACCCGAGAGCCGTCGGCGAGCGCCTGCCCGCCGCCCGCGTCCGACTGTACGACGGCGGGCACGAGCTGTTCTCCTCCAGCGCCCGGACCGACCACATCGACGACGTCCTCGCGGCCCTCGCGTCCGGCCCGGCGGCCCTCTGA
- a CDS encoding class I SAM-dependent methyltransferase has translation MWADSREALADLRLADCERVLDVGCGTGELTRVLREETGGTVVGLDADVRLLVDVGDPVVRGDATRLPVADDAVDLVVCQALLINLPDPVAAVEEFARVGRDRVAAIEPNNAAVTVESTVEREPVLARRAREYFLDGVGTDVTLGADTADVFEAAGLEVVSTRRYDQRRAVEPPYDESAVRAARRKATGEGLAADRETILEGKTTPAEYDALREQWREMGRDVVAQMQAGEYERRETTPFFVTVGRVP, from the coding sequence ATGTGGGCCGACTCCCGTGAGGCGCTGGCCGACCTGCGCCTGGCCGACTGCGAGCGGGTGCTGGACGTCGGCTGTGGCACCGGCGAGCTCACGCGGGTGCTGCGCGAGGAGACCGGCGGGACTGTCGTCGGCCTCGATGCCGACGTGCGACTCCTCGTCGACGTGGGTGATCCGGTCGTCCGCGGCGACGCGACGCGGCTCCCAGTCGCCGACGACGCCGTCGACCTGGTCGTCTGCCAGGCGCTGCTCATCAACCTGCCCGACCCCGTGGCGGCCGTCGAGGAGTTCGCCCGCGTCGGGCGCGACCGGGTGGCGGCCATCGAACCGAACAACGCCGCCGTCACCGTCGAATCGACCGTCGAGCGCGAACCCGTCCTGGCCCGCCGGGCCCGCGAGTACTTCCTCGACGGGGTCGGGACCGACGTGACCCTGGGGGCGGACACGGCCGACGTCTTCGAGGCCGCGGGGCTGGAGGTGGTCTCGACGCGACGCTACGACCAGCGCCGTGCCGTGGAACCGCCCTACGACGAGTCGGCGGTGCGGGCCGCCCGGCGCAAGGCCACCGGGGAGGGACTGGCGGCCGACCGCGAGACCATCCTGGAGGGCAAGACGACGCCGGCGGAGTACGACGCGCTGCGCGAACAGTGGCGCGAGATGGGGCGGGACGTCGTCGCCCAGATGCAGGCCGGCGAGTACGAGCGCCGGGAGACCACACCCTTCTTCGTCACCGTCGGTCGGGTGCCGTAG
- a CDS encoding double zinc ribbon domain-containing protein, translated as MSKITFRADDALISQLEEYDASKSEVMREALRAYLGEQEDASGKREGPQGSVTDTESIDELIADRVDRIIAERLDDAIPRREPQDVNVNIKVAGDSAVNTAESATPESDVSNGPAAGVSHDEEARKTEPEARDRAEPTARKTCAQCGEEVASSHVYCPNCGEKASRRVFCDCGDELRSDWGFCPSCGRRTPAADVLDQT; from the coding sequence ATGAGCAAGATCACGTTCCGGGCCGACGACGCCCTCATCTCGCAGCTCGAGGAGTACGACGCCTCGAAGAGCGAGGTCATGCGTGAGGCGCTCAGAGCGTACCTCGGGGAGCAGGAGGACGCGAGCGGAAAACGTGAGGGCCCCCAGGGGTCGGTGACGGACACCGAGTCCATCGACGAACTCATCGCCGATCGCGTCGACCGCATCATCGCCGAGCGCCTGGACGACGCCATCCCGCGCCGCGAACCCCAGGACGTCAACGTAAACATCAAGGTAGCGGGCGACTCGGCAGTGAATACGGCCGAATCGGCTACACCGGAGTCGGACGTGTCTAACGGGCCTGCGGCGGGTGTATCACACGACGAGGAGGCCCGTAAGACAGAACCCGAGGCGCGGGACCGCGCGGAACCGACGGCGCGTAAAACGTGCGCCCAGTGTGGCGAGGAAGTCGCGTCGTCGCACGTATACTGCCCGAATTGCGGTGAGAAGGCGTCCCGACGCGTGTTCTGTGACTGCGGCGACGAGCTCCGGTCGGACTGGGGCTTTTGCCCGAGCTGTGGTCGCCGAACACCCGCTGCGGACGTGCTCGACCAGACCTGA
- a CDS encoding ribbon-helix-helix domain-containing protein, with protein sequence MERVTLRIPKQQIEEVEQMVETGEYPNRSEAIRSAVREMLAEQESSEQSSEKRKRTWARV encoded by the coding sequence ATGGAGCGTGTGACACTACGGATTCCGAAACAGCAGATCGAAGAGGTCGAACAGATGGTCGAGACGGGGGAGTACCCCAACCGGAGTGAGGCCATCCGTTCGGCAGTCCGGGAGATGCTCGCCGAGCAGGAGAGCTCCGAGCAATCCTCCGAGAAACGCAAGCGGACCTGGGCGAGGGTGTAA
- the cbiB gene encoding adenosylcobinamide-phosphate synthase CbiB encodes MLTALAVLVAATLEVVVGEPPTRFHPVAWLGTAVGMVDREWRRPLLVGAAAALVLPLAVAIVVALLVAAAAAVSLLGGVLIAGTVLFLTTSLRMLVSVAWRVVGDAEHDLEVAREGLLALAGRDARSLAAGHVRSAAVESAAENLADGLVASLGAFVLAGALAPLVGFQALPVAAGAAAWVKAVNTMDSMLGYREKRVGTPAARLDDAVMWLPARVSALALASAFADPLALVRARAWLDRVPSPNSGWPMGVAAAALDARLEKPDVYVLNDGATLPDLETARRAVRRVGLAGLLSYLAAGVIAWF; translated from the coding sequence GTGCTGACGGCGCTCGCCGTCCTCGTGGCGGCGACGCTCGAGGTGGTCGTCGGCGAACCGCCGACCCGGTTCCACCCGGTGGCGTGGCTCGGGACCGCGGTCGGGATGGTGGACCGGGAGTGGCGACGGCCCCTGCTCGTCGGGGCCGCGGCCGCGCTCGTGTTGCCCCTCGCCGTCGCCATCGTCGTCGCGCTCCTCGTCGCGGCCGCCGCGGCGGTGTCGCTGCTCGGCGGCGTGCTCATTGCGGGCACCGTCCTCTTCCTGACGACGAGTCTCCGGATGCTCGTCTCGGTGGCCTGGCGGGTCGTCGGCGACGCCGAGCACGATCTCGAGGTCGCCCGCGAGGGCCTGCTCGCGCTCGCGGGGCGGGACGCGCGGTCGCTCGCTGCGGGCCACGTCAGGAGCGCGGCGGTCGAGAGCGCCGCCGAGAACCTCGCCGACGGCCTGGTCGCCTCGCTCGGCGCGTTCGTCCTCGCGGGCGCGCTCGCACCGCTGGTCGGCTTCCAGGCGCTGCCCGTCGCGGCGGGCGCGGCCGCGTGGGTGAAGGCCGTCAACACGATGGACTCGATGCTCGGCTACCGCGAGAAGCGCGTCGGCACGCCCGCCGCACGCCTCGACGACGCCGTGATGTGGCTCCCCGCCCGCGTGAGCGCGCTCGCGCTCGCCTCGGCATTCGCGGACCCGCTGGCCCTCGTCCGGGCCAGGGCGTGGCTCGACCGCGTCCCGTCGCCGAACTCCGGGTGGCCGATGGGCGTCGCCGCCGCTGCACTCGACGCCCGGCTCGAGAAACCCGACGTGTACGTACTCAACGACGGCGCGACCCTGCCCGACCTCGAGACCGCCCGCCGTGCCGTCCGACGCGTCGGCCTCGCCGGCCTCCTCTCGTACCTCGCCGCGGGGGTGATCGCGTGGTTCTGA
- a CDS encoding aldo/keto reductase encodes MDRRPLGSTGIDVTEVGFGTWNMGGDWGDVDEEAGREAVRTALDAGIDFVDTADVYGDGFSEQRIGEVLDERGVRDEVTVATKAGRRLDPHTADRYDYEHLSAFVDRSREYLGTETLDLLQLHCPPSDAYYQPATFDALARLADEGTVAHYGVSVERVEQALKAIEYPGVETVQIIFNMFRQRPAELFFEEARRRDVGVIVRVPLASGLLTGELSRDTSFPESDHRNYNIEGEAFDRGETFAGLPVEAGFDAVDDLREHVPEEMTMAQMALRWILDHDAVSTVIPGSTTPAHIEANAAASELPPLSHQTHGAVRDIYEEHVYDAVHYRW; translated from the coding sequence ATGGACAGACGACCACTCGGTTCGACTGGCATCGACGTGACGGAGGTCGGCTTCGGCACCTGGAACATGGGTGGCGACTGGGGCGACGTCGACGAGGAAGCGGGGCGCGAGGCCGTTCGGACGGCCCTCGACGCCGGCATCGACTTCGTCGACACCGCAGACGTCTACGGCGACGGATTCAGCGAGCAGCGCATCGGCGAGGTGCTGGACGAACGCGGCGTGCGCGACGAGGTGACCGTCGCGACGAAGGCCGGCCGTCGTCTGGACCCCCACACCGCCGACCGGTACGACTACGAGCACCTCTCGGCGTTCGTCGACCGCTCGCGGGAGTACCTGGGGACCGAGACGCTGGACCTCCTCCAGTTGCACTGCCCGCCCAGCGACGCGTACTACCAGCCAGCGACGTTCGACGCGCTCGCCCGACTGGCCGACGAGGGGACGGTCGCTCACTACGGCGTCAGCGTCGAGCGCGTCGAGCAGGCGCTGAAGGCCATCGAGTACCCCGGCGTCGAGACGGTCCAGATCATCTTCAACATGTTCCGACAGCGACCCGCGGAGCTGTTCTTCGAGGAGGCCCGGCGTCGCGACGTCGGCGTCATCGTCCGCGTGCCGCTGGCCTCCGGCCTGCTCACGGGCGAGCTCTCCCGGGACACGTCCTTCCCAGAGAGCGACCACCGCAACTACAACATCGAGGGCGAAGCCTTCGACCGCGGCGAGACCTTCGCGGGCCTCCCGGTCGAGGCCGGCTTCGACGCCGTCGACGACCTCCGCGAGCACGTGCCCGAGGAGATGACGATGGCCCAGATGGCGCTGCGGTGGATTCTCGACCACGACGCCGTCTCGACGGTCATCCCCGGGTCGACGACGCCGGCACACATCGAGGCCAACGCGGCCGCCAGCGAACTGCCGCCCCTGTCCCACCAGACACACGGCGCGGTGCGCGACATCTACGAGGAACACGTCTACGACGCCGTCCACTATCGCTGGTGA